Proteins from a single region of Haloterrigena alkaliphila:
- a CDS encoding metal ABC transporter substrate-binding protein, producing the protein MPHETYDGRAVTRRDALRAGGAAAVAGLAGCTALPDAPVQSGSNGDNGSDGPVAVASFFSFYDFGRQIADGTPLTVENLVPTGLHGHGWEPNASITRRIIEADAFIHVGGEFQPWADRAIQTIKGDDVDTALINVRKGIDLVDLAATLDREEEGVGAQRGKDPHFWLDPRRAKQSVDNIADGLADIVPEHADAVRENAETYKTDVLDRIDADYEAIFDRAERDIVQLAAHNAFQYIGERYGVRMRPLVTNLAASGDVKPADVREAEAVIRENDIRYIANGVFESQRPAQQLVRETGVEAYFPVTPYAGVREEWVAEDWGYEEIADNINMPTFEIVLGNGTPADAAPSEEWLEQWRNFEPI; encoded by the coding sequence ATGCCACACGAAACATACGACGGACGAGCGGTTACGCGACGGGACGCGCTACGCGCCGGCGGTGCGGCGGCAGTGGCGGGGTTGGCCGGGTGCACGGCACTACCCGATGCACCGGTGCAGTCCGGGAGTAACGGTGACAACGGAAGCGACGGGCCGGTCGCCGTGGCCTCGTTCTTCAGCTTCTACGACTTCGGCCGGCAGATCGCCGACGGGACCCCGCTAACGGTGGAAAACCTCGTTCCGACGGGACTGCACGGCCACGGCTGGGAACCAAACGCCAGCATCACCCGGCGTATCATCGAGGCGGACGCGTTCATCCACGTCGGGGGGGAGTTCCAGCCCTGGGCCGACCGCGCCATCCAGACGATCAAGGGCGACGACGTCGACACGGCGCTCATCAATGTCCGGAAGGGCATCGACCTCGTGGATCTCGCCGCGACCCTCGATCGCGAGGAGGAGGGTGTCGGTGCTCAGCGCGGGAAGGACCCGCACTTCTGGCTAGACCCCCGACGCGCGAAGCAGTCCGTCGACAACATCGCCGATGGACTCGCCGACATTGTCCCGGAACACGCCGACGCCGTCCGCGAAAACGCCGAGACCTACAAGACCGATGTGCTCGACCGCATCGACGCGGATTACGAGGCCATCTTCGACCGAGCCGAACGTGACATCGTCCAGCTGGCCGCGCACAACGCCTTCCAGTACATCGGGGAGCGCTACGGCGTTCGGATGCGGCCACTGGTGACGAACCTCGCGGCGAGCGGCGACGTCAAACCCGCGGACGTACGCGAAGCGGAGGCGGTAATCCGCGAGAACGACATCAGGTATATCGCCAACGGTGTCTTCGAGTCCCAGCGCCCGGCCCAGCAGCTCGTCCGCGAGACGGGCGTGGAGGCGTACTTCCCCGTGACGCCGTACGCCGGCGTCCGAGAGGAGTGGGTCGCGGAGGACTGGGGCTACGAGGAGATCGCGGACAACATCAATATGCCCACGTTCGAGATCGTCCTCGGCAACGGGACACCCGCGGACGCGGCGCCGTCGGAGGAGTGGCTCGAACAGTGGCGGAACTTCGAACCGATATGA
- a CDS encoding metal ABC transporter ATP-binding protein, whose product MSTEDTDPATAAVTDDRATTESAPDATGSEPIIDLAGVTFGYTATPVVEDVSLAIGSGEYVAIVGPNGSGKSTLMQLMLGLLEPDTGTARLFGERADHFDDGERVGYVAQHANAAKEMPITVREVVKMGRFPHVGFGRLSSEDWAIVDDALATVGMSAFADRRVTQLSGGQRQRAFIARALASEAALLVLDEPTVGVDAESVDAFYDLLAALNAEGITVLLIEHDLGAVVEQADRVVCLNREVYFDGPTDEFVESDALARAFGTKARLLREVDG is encoded by the coding sequence ATGAGCACCGAGGATACCGATCCCGCGACGGCGGCTGTCACAGACGATCGAGCGACCACCGAGAGCGCCCCGGACGCGACGGGGAGCGAGCCAATCATCGACCTCGCAGGCGTCACCTTCGGCTACACGGCGACACCCGTAGTCGAGGACGTCTCGCTGGCCATCGGCTCGGGCGAGTACGTCGCCATCGTGGGGCCGAACGGCTCGGGGAAGTCGACGCTGATGCAGCTGATGCTGGGGCTGCTCGAGCCTGACACGGGCACAGCCCGTCTGTTCGGCGAGCGCGCCGACCACTTCGACGACGGCGAGCGGGTCGGGTACGTCGCCCAGCACGCCAACGCGGCGAAGGAGATGCCCATCACCGTCCGCGAGGTGGTGAAGATGGGCCGATTCCCGCACGTCGGTTTTGGCCGGCTGTCGAGCGAGGACTGGGCCATCGTCGACGACGCGCTTGCGACCGTCGGGATGAGTGCGTTCGCAGACCGGCGCGTCACGCAGCTCTCGGGCGGCCAGCGCCAGCGCGCGTTCATCGCGCGAGCGCTGGCGAGCGAGGCCGCCCTGCTCGTTCTGGACGAGCCGACTGTCGGCGTCGACGCCGAGTCGGTCGACGCCTTCTACGATCTACTGGCGGCGCTCAACGCCGAGGGCATCACCGTCCTCCTCATCGAGCACGACCTCGGGGCGGTCGTCGAGCAGGCCGACCGCGTCGTCTGCCTGAACCGGGAGGTCTACTTCGACGGTCCGACGGACGAGTTCGTCGAAAGCGACGCGCTGGCTCGGGCGTTCGGAACCAAGGCGCGGCTTCTCAGGGAGGTTGACGGATGA
- a CDS encoding metal ABC transporter permease: protein MSAEVAATFVANVLATVDPSVMLPLQSGLGAIGDLVFGVLLWFLEQWYWLMDWVYYFTGLEMLNPRYRFMHRAILVGLCVGVMAPLIGTFLVHRQLALIGDALAHTGFAGVAVGLFLNAVIDLGVSPYLTAVVVAMIAALFIELISETTDAYNDVSMAIVLSTGFALGTTLISLNAGGLAVGVNQFLFGNLSTVSPQSAAILLVLFAVIVGTVAVTRNQLLYVTFDETAAAVSGISVNWYNRVMVMLTAMVVVGAMQIMGVILVAAMLVVPVAGATQVSRSFSESLVVSVVLAELAVLLGIGVAYYAGVTAGGAIVLIAVGIYVCAVALGKVQSIRGEQDTPEMGSIEADGADVGTRTEGD from the coding sequence ATGAGCGCGGAGGTGGCGGCCACGTTCGTGGCGAACGTCCTCGCAACCGTGGACCCGTCCGTGATGCTCCCACTGCAGAGCGGGCTGGGCGCCATCGGCGACCTCGTCTTCGGCGTCCTCCTGTGGTTCCTAGAGCAGTGGTACTGGCTGATGGACTGGGTGTACTACTTCACGGGCCTGGAGATGCTGAACCCGCGCTACCGGTTCATGCATCGGGCGATACTCGTCGGGCTCTGCGTCGGCGTGATGGCGCCGCTCATCGGGACGTTCCTCGTCCACCGGCAGCTCGCGCTCATCGGAGACGCCCTGGCCCACACCGGGTTCGCGGGCGTGGCCGTCGGCCTGTTCCTGAACGCCGTCATCGACCTCGGGGTGTCGCCGTACCTCACCGCCGTCGTCGTGGCGATGATCGCCGCGCTGTTCATCGAGCTCATTTCCGAGACCACGGACGCCTATAACGACGTTTCGATGGCCATCGTCCTGTCGACGGGGTTCGCGCTGGGGACGACGCTCATCAGTCTCAACGCGGGCGGGCTCGCCGTCGGCGTCAACCAGTTCCTCTTCGGCAACCTCTCCACCGTGTCACCCCAGAGTGCAGCTATCCTCCTGGTGCTGTTCGCCGTCATCGTTGGGACGGTGGCCGTGACACGAAACCAGCTCCTGTACGTAACCTTCGACGAGACGGCGGCTGCCGTCTCCGGTATCTCCGTCAACTGGTACAACCGAGTAATGGTGATGCTGACGGCGATGGTCGTCGTCGGCGCAATGCAGATCATGGGCGTCATCCTCGTCGCGGCGATGCTCGTGGTTCCAGTAGCGGGCGCGACCCAGGTGTCCCGGAGTTTCTCCGAATCGCTGGTGGTCTCGGTCGTCCTCGCGGAACTCGCGGTGTTGCTGGGCATCGGCGTTGCCTACTACGCCGGCGTCACGGCCGGTGGGGCCATCGTCCTGATCGCCGTGGGAATCTACGTCTGTGCCGTCGCACTGGGCAAGGTTCAGTCCATCCGCGGCGAGCAGGACACGCCCGAGATGGGGAGCATTGAGGCCGACGGCGCGGATGTCGGTACCAGGACGGAGGGTGACTGA
- a CDS encoding metal-dependent transcriptional regulator — MLSAVLEDYIRAIYAIESDGDGRMSTSALADYLEVTAPTVSSTLKKLEERGLVDREEYKGVTLTEEGELVALEITRHHRLLEVFLTERLDYDWIDVHDEADRLEHHVSEELTDRIAEVLGNPPVDPHGDPIPDADLSLPEEGESTRLVDIDQDERVTVRRIHHQGNAELRYLAEAGVRPEDELTVVAVAPFGMVTVETPAGEQSLPEAIAQLIEVVPAAAADGVEV, encoded by the coding sequence ATGCTGAGCGCGGTTCTGGAGGACTACATCAGGGCGATCTACGCAATCGAGAGCGACGGCGACGGGCGGATGTCGACCTCAGCGCTCGCCGACTACCTCGAGGTCACCGCGCCGACCGTCTCCTCCACGCTGAAAAAGCTCGAAGAGCGGGGCCTGGTCGACCGCGAGGAGTACAAGGGTGTGACGCTCACGGAGGAGGGCGAACTCGTCGCTCTCGAGATCACCCGGCACCACCGCCTCCTCGAAGTGTTTTTGACTGAACGGCTCGACTACGACTGGATCGACGTCCACGATGAGGCCGATCGGCTCGAACACCACGTCTCCGAGGAGTTGACCGACCGCATCGCCGAGGTGCTAGGCAACCCCCCAGTCGATCCGCACGGCGACCCGATCCCTGACGCCGATCTGTCCCTCCCCGAGGAGGGTGAATCTACCCGTCTCGTCGATATCGACCAGGACGAGCGCGTGACCGTCCGGCGGATTCACCACCAGGGCAACGCGGAACTGCGGTACCTCGCCGAAGCCGGCGTCCGCCCGGAGGACGAACTCACGGTAGTTGCCGTCGCGCCGTTTGGGATGGTGACCGTCGAGACGCCGGCTGGCGAGCAGAGCCTCCCGGAGGCGATCGCCCAGCTCATCGAGGTCGTCCCGGCAGCCGCCGCGGACGGTGTCGAGGTGTAG
- a CDS encoding anthranilate synthase component II: MRESRPGDETRILVVDNYDSFAYNLVQYVGEVADDVVVRRNDAIDLSDLESIDPTGVVVSPGPGTPAEAGISIPLFAETDYPILGVCLGHQALCAAASAPVVHAPDVVHGKPSTVEHDGDGIFAGLPETFQVGRYHSLAVDRADLPDALVETARTTDERGVSMAVRHREKPHVGVQFHPESILTRGHDDAANGDGISLSVGKRMIANFCRFAARVDE, from the coding sequence ATGCGTGAGTCGCGGCCGGGCGACGAGACGCGAATTCTGGTGGTCGACAACTACGACTCCTTCGCGTACAATCTGGTACAGTACGTCGGCGAAGTCGCGGACGACGTCGTGGTCCGTCGCAACGACGCGATCGATCTCTCCGACCTCGAGTCGATCGATCCCACCGGCGTCGTCGTATCGCCGGGGCCGGGGACGCCCGCGGAGGCGGGGATCTCGATCCCGCTGTTCGCCGAGACCGACTACCCGATTCTAGGGGTCTGCCTCGGCCATCAGGCCCTCTGTGCGGCCGCCAGCGCGCCGGTCGTCCACGCGCCCGACGTCGTCCACGGCAAGCCCTCGACGGTCGAACACGACGGCGACGGGATCTTCGCGGGGCTCCCCGAGACGTTTCAGGTTGGACGGTACCACTCGCTGGCGGTCGACCGGGCGGACCTCCCCGACGCGCTGGTCGAGACGGCCCGGACGACCGACGAGCGCGGCGTCTCGATGGCGGTCCGCCACCGGGAGAAGCCCCACGTCGGCGTCCAGTTCCACCCCGAGAGCATCCTGACGCGGGGCCACGACGACGCCGCGAACGGCGACGGCATCTCGCTTTCGGTCGGCAAACGGATGATCGCGAACTTCTGCCGGTTCGCCGCTCGAGTCGACGAGTGA
- a CDS encoding anthranilate synthase component I family protein, with protein MSDPRVVTSLAAFRAAARDGRERDAPARDRATRTRSGRRIPVEVRVTVDDPFLAYRRARDSTGGTAFLETTGGQPGWGYFGVDPVDRLTVGPQAVSRADADDSPTLAALEGLLDADELARGDCDVPYPCGAVGWLSYDVARELETLPESAVDDRGLPRLEVAVYDRLAAWEAPAATADGDPATDGLTLRVTACPRLEGDADSAGSTGTVGDDALVAAYERGRDRALELARAALEGDPSVGDPPVATPEATFESDCGREAFAERVRRIKASVRDGDTFQANLSQRLVAPAAVHPVAAYDALRRVNPAPYSGLLELRAVDLVSASPELLLEREGDFVRTEPIAGTRPRGETPEEDEALEDDLRTDEKERAEHAMLVDLERNDLGKVCEYGSVSVDEYRRIDRYSAVMHLVSNVTGQLRDDETLADAVAAVFPGGTITGAPKPRTMALIDELEATRRGPYTGSVGIFGFDGRATLNIVIRTLVRHADEYHLRVGAGIVHDSEPSREYDETLDKARALLTAVDEALGERAGMGLEASGEPTTDDGKATALDGRGGVGDTDA; from the coding sequence ATGAGCGACCCGCGCGTCGTCACCTCGCTCGCCGCCTTTCGCGCCGCCGCCCGCGACGGACGCGAGCGAGACGCTCCCGCGAGGGACAGAGCGACACGGACGCGGTCCGGACGCAGGATCCCCGTCGAAGTTCGCGTCACCGTCGACGACCCGTTTCTCGCCTACCGACGGGCGCGCGATTCGACCGGTGGAACCGCCTTCCTCGAGACGACCGGCGGACAGCCCGGCTGGGGCTACTTCGGCGTCGATCCGGTCGACCGGCTGACGGTCGGCCCGCAGGCGGTCAGCCGAGCCGATGCGGACGACTCCCCGACGCTCGCCGCCCTCGAGGGACTCCTCGATGCCGACGAACTCGCCCGCGGCGACTGCGACGTCCCCTACCCCTGCGGCGCCGTCGGCTGGCTCTCCTACGACGTCGCCCGTGAACTCGAGACCCTCCCCGAGTCGGCGGTCGACGACCGCGGACTGCCGCGACTCGAGGTGGCCGTCTACGACCGACTGGCGGCCTGGGAGGCGCCGGCCGCCACCGCCGACGGCGACCCGGCGACGGACGGGCTCACGCTGCGGGTGACGGCGTGTCCGCGACTCGAAGGGGACGCCGATAGCGCCGGATCGACCGGAACCGTCGGCGACGATGCCCTCGTGGCGGCCTACGAGCGCGGCCGCGACCGAGCGCTCGAACTCGCGCGGGCCGCCCTCGAGGGCGATCCGAGCGTCGGGGATCCGCCGGTAGCGACCCCCGAAGCGACGTTCGAGAGCGACTGCGGCCGCGAGGCGTTCGCGGAGCGAGTTCGGCGAATCAAGGCGTCCGTCCGCGACGGGGACACCTTTCAGGCCAATCTCTCCCAGCGGCTGGTCGCCCCGGCCGCGGTCCACCCCGTCGCGGCCTACGACGCCCTCCGACGGGTCAATCCCGCACCGTACTCGGGACTGCTCGAGTTGCGCGCGGTCGATCTGGTGAGCGCGAGTCCGGAGCTGCTGCTGGAGCGCGAGGGCGATTTCGTTCGGACGGAGCCCATCGCAGGCACGCGACCGCGCGGAGAGACGCCCGAGGAAGACGAGGCGCTCGAGGACGACCTCCGAACCGACGAGAAGGAGCGCGCAGAACACGCGATGCTGGTCGACCTCGAGCGCAACGACCTCGGGAAGGTCTGCGAGTACGGCTCCGTGTCGGTCGACGAGTATCGCCGGATCGACCGGTACTCGGCGGTGATGCACCTCGTCTCGAACGTCACGGGGCAGTTGCGCGACGACGAGACGCTGGCCGACGCGGTCGCGGCGGTGTTCCCGGGCGGAACGATCACCGGCGCGCCCAAACCCCGCACGATGGCGCTCATCGACGAACTCGAGGCGACGCGTCGCGGCCCCTACACGGGTAGCGTCGGCATCTTCGGCTTCGACGGGCGGGCGACGCTGAACATCGTCATCCGGACGCTGGTCCGCCACGCCGACGAGTACCACCTCCGGGTCGGTGCGGGCATCGTCCACGACTCCGAGCCCTCCCGCGAGTACGACGAGACGCTGGACAAGGCCCGCGCGCTGCTCACGGCCGTCGACGAAGCGCTCGGCGAGCGGGCCGGGATGGGACTCGAGGCCAGCGGCGAACCGACGACGGACGACGGCAAGGCGACTGCACTCGACGGCCGCGGCGGCGTCGGTGATACCGATGCGTGA
- a CDS encoding DUF4332 domain-containing protein: MAILQKLKSLLGFGDSDPERGRSREVGVTVEREGSGATESTADDAESERPAPASPGVESENEADTQADIDADDASESAAAGSTASSSTDSMTEPSDGPDEAAEPAEATGPGTEDAAPTEPKTPDAAEDEVPVDEAEPDVDEAPATETDGETETETEIESETESESEIETETETESAAEPALDTDDSGSEETETAPESEQEAEPAQDADDEAAGEPVDSIKGIGPAYADRLAAAGVDSIAELAAADAAELAEQTDISEKRIQGWIDRAEVR; the protein is encoded by the coding sequence ATGGCAATCCTCCAAAAGCTGAAGTCGCTGCTCGGGTTCGGCGATTCGGACCCGGAGCGAGGACGCAGTCGAGAGGTCGGGGTAACGGTCGAGCGGGAAGGATCGGGGGCGACCGAATCGACCGCGGACGACGCCGAATCTGAACGGCCGGCACCCGCGAGTCCCGGGGTCGAGTCCGAGAACGAGGCCGACACTCAAGCCGATATCGACGCCGACGACGCGTCGGAGTCGGCCGCCGCCGGCTCGACCGCCTCGAGCTCGACGGACTCGATGACCGAACCGTCCGACGGCCCCGACGAGGCCGCCGAACCGGCGGAAGCGACCGGGCCCGGGACGGAAGACGCGGCGCCGACAGAACCGAAGACGCCCGACGCCGCCGAGGACGAGGTCCCGGTCGACGAGGCCGAACCGGACGTCGACGAGGCACCCGCCACCGAGACGGACGGCGAAACCGAGACCGAGACCGAGATCGAGTCCGAGACCGAGTCTGAGTCAGAGATCGAAACCGAGACCGAAACCGAGTCCGCCGCGGAACCCGCACTCGATACCGACGACTCGGGTTCCGAGGAGACGGAGACGGCTCCCGAATCGGAACAGGAAGCGGAACCGGCGCAAGACGCGGACGACGAGGCCGCCGGGGAACCGGTCGACTCGATCAAGGGGATCGGTCCCGCCTACGCCGACCGCCTCGCCGCCGCCGGCGTCGACTCCATCGCCGAACTCGCCGCCGCCGACGCCGCGGAACTGGCCGAACAGACCGACATCTCCGAGAAGCGCATCCAGGGCTGGATCGATCGCGCGGAAGTTCGCTAA
- a CDS encoding shikimate dehydrogenase gives MDVFGLLGNPVGHSLSPPMHEAAYDELDLEARYVTFEPAPEELEGAIDGAEALGIAGLNVTIPFKRDVLDVVAADELASRIGAVNTIDFTRDGAPAGHNTDAAGALRALRDHDVTVDGARAVVVGAGGAGRAIAFGLADAGATVEIANRTESTAHELADEVPRATGHGLDGETVADLLADADILVNATSVGMEEDASPVAADALHGGLAVLDAVYRPLETRLLREAADAGATTVDGAWMLLYQGVEAFEIWTGREAPVDAMNEALRSRL, from the coding sequence ATGGACGTCTTCGGGTTGCTCGGCAACCCGGTCGGACACTCGCTGTCGCCGCCGATGCACGAAGCGGCCTACGACGAACTCGATCTCGAGGCCCGCTACGTCACCTTCGAGCCCGCTCCCGAGGAGCTCGAGGGCGCGATCGACGGCGCCGAAGCGCTGGGTATCGCCGGGCTGAACGTGACCATTCCGTTCAAGCGGGACGTCCTCGACGTCGTCGCGGCCGACGAACTGGCGAGCCGGATCGGCGCGGTCAACACGATCGATTTCACGAGGGACGGAGCGCCCGCGGGGCACAACACCGACGCCGCTGGTGCCCTGCGCGCCCTGCGGGACCACGACGTGACCGTCGACGGCGCCCGCGCGGTCGTCGTCGGCGCCGGCGGCGCCGGGCGAGCGATCGCGTTCGGCCTCGCGGACGCCGGCGCGACGGTCGAGATCGCCAACCGGACCGAATCGACGGCCCACGAGTTGGCCGACGAGGTGCCGCGCGCGACGGGCCACGGACTCGACGGCGAGACCGTCGCCGACCTGCTGGCCGACGCCGATATCCTCGTCAACGCGACCAGCGTCGGGATGGAGGAGGACGCCTCGCCGGTCGCCGCCGACGCGCTCCACGGGGGACTGGCCGTCCTGGACGCGGTCTATCGCCCGCTCGAGACGCGACTGCTCCGGGAGGCGGCCGACGCGGGGGCGACGACCGTCGACGGCGCGTGGATGTTGCTCTACCAGGGCGTCGAGGCCTTCGAGATCTGGACGGGGCGGGAGGCGCCGGTCGATGCGATGAACGAGGCGCTCCGCTCGCGGCTGTAA
- a CDS encoding universal stress protein: protein MEILVPIDDSEPARAALEHARRQYPDAEITLLHVIDPNFATYGEGGVYAYESVLEGREATAEKLLADVRELTADHDGPITEETTVGDPAREIVAFADERGVDHVVIGSHGRSGASRILLGSVAERVARRAPVPVTIVR, encoded by the coding sequence ATGGAGATTCTCGTTCCCATCGACGATTCGGAGCCGGCACGGGCGGCCCTCGAGCACGCCCGTCGGCAGTACCCGGACGCCGAAATCACGCTGTTGCACGTCATCGATCCGAACTTCGCGACCTACGGGGAGGGCGGCGTCTACGCGTACGAGTCGGTCCTCGAGGGCCGGGAAGCGACGGCCGAGAAACTGCTCGCGGACGTCAGGGAGCTGACGGCCGACCACGACGGACCGATCACCGAAGAGACAACCGTCGGCGATCCGGCTCGTGAGATCGTCGCCTTCGCCGACGAGCGGGGCGTCGACCACGTCGTGATCGGGAGTCACGGCCGTTCGGGCGCGAGCCGCATCCTGCTCGGTAGTGTCGCGGAACGCGTCGCGCGACGGGCGCCCGTTCCGGTGACGATCGTTCGGTAG
- a CDS encoding calcium/sodium antiporter, with the protein MLSGMPLYLALLAAGVVALYGGAELLVAGASRLALGVGLRAATVGVTVIALATTAPELFVSTIGALNVSTDIGLGAVVGSNIANIGLVLGVSALIKPLRVGPIVMRRHVPFMVFAAILLVGLGANGTIGRLEGTVLLLVLTVFTAYLLYGVNATPAPMVDDPDADAGDGLALRDVALVIGGLVALLVGSRWLVSGGTGLLSELGFSDLFIGLTVLALGTSLPELAASVVGAVRGQTEFAIGNVVGSNIYNILAVLGVVAVITPIDITASTLRLELPVLVAFTIVLVAMMGYGRRLTRLDGAALVVGYGVFIYLLFP; encoded by the coding sequence ATGCTCTCCGGGATGCCACTCTATCTCGCCCTCCTCGCGGCCGGCGTAGTCGCGCTCTACGGCGGCGCCGAGCTACTGGTCGCCGGGGCCAGCCGACTCGCGCTCGGCGTCGGGCTCCGTGCGGCGACCGTCGGCGTGACCGTCATCGCGCTCGCGACGACCGCGCCCGAACTGTTCGTCTCGACCATCGGCGCGCTGAACGTCTCGACGGACATCGGTCTCGGCGCGGTCGTCGGCTCGAACATCGCCAACATCGGGCTGGTGCTGGGCGTGTCGGCGCTGATCAAACCCCTGCGCGTCGGACCGATCGTCATGCGGCGCCACGTCCCCTTCATGGTGTTCGCGGCGATCCTACTGGTCGGACTGGGCGCGAACGGCACGATCGGCCGTCTCGAGGGGACGGTCCTCCTCCTGGTGCTGACCGTCTTCACGGCGTACCTGCTCTACGGCGTCAACGCCACCCCGGCGCCGATGGTCGACGATCCGGACGCCGACGCCGGCGACGGCCTCGCGCTCCGGGACGTTGCCCTCGTGATCGGCGGGCTGGTGGCGCTCCTGGTCGGCTCGCGCTGGCTCGTTTCCGGCGGGACCGGCCTGCTGTCGGAACTGGGGTTTTCGGACCTCTTCATCGGCCTCACGGTCCTCGCACTGGGGACCTCGCTGCCGGAACTGGCGGCGTCCGTCGTCGGCGCCGTCCGCGGCCAGACGGAGTTCGCCATCGGGAACGTCGTCGGTTCGAACATCTACAACATCCTCGCCGTGCTCGGAGTGGTCGCCGTGATCACGCCGATCGACATCACCGCGAGCACGCTCCGCCTCGAGCTTCCCGTCCTGGTCGCCTTCACGATCGTGCTGGTGGCCATGATGGGGTACGGCCGTCGGCTCACGCGACTCGACGGGGCCGCGCTCGTGGTCGGCTACGGCGTGTTCATCTACCTGCTGTTCCCGTGA
- a CDS encoding DUF7344 domain-containing protein, with product MSSPLTTERLTTVFDVFADCRRRYLLSILDEQSEPIAVDALATELAVRERGSPVVTDDQVQNVAIELVHNHVPRLVDIGVVTDDGDGDDEPRTIALADHPLAEADWVGALLENPTGGPGVDESALDRTIEVLQPARRRIACAALARQRDSVPVADLAAMVVARTDDVRLVDVDEADRKPVETQLTHGDLPALADAGLVEFDRSSATAELAADADQWHADWLAASPLGEITDALTGGRNRIRSVDTGPAASEAGSEKGREPRATGACWTLEGRESVIARGQEIADAASEELFVTVPDAGLLQDRCLDRWRAAADRGVDIYVGSQSTEVQNLVRSVIPEATVCEPRFDWMNFPVDQFHHGRVVCADRETVMLATIDDSVPGADPRVTAISGHGRENTLVVLVREHIGPRLDRLQSQYDGTTDAEEATPLPL from the coding sequence ATGAGTTCCCCCCTCACTACCGAACGGTTGACTACCGTGTTCGACGTCTTCGCCGATTGCCGACGGCGATACCTGCTCTCGATTCTCGACGAACAGTCGGAACCGATAGCAGTGGACGCGCTCGCGACCGAGTTGGCAGTGCGGGAACGCGGCTCCCCCGTCGTCACCGACGACCAAGTCCAGAACGTCGCCATCGAACTCGTTCACAACCACGTCCCGCGATTGGTCGACATCGGCGTGGTGACCGACGACGGCGACGGAGACGACGAACCGCGAACGATCGCGCTCGCCGATCACCCGCTCGCCGAGGCCGACTGGGTCGGCGCGCTCCTCGAGAACCCGACCGGCGGCCCGGGCGTCGACGAATCGGCGCTCGATCGAACGATCGAAGTGCTCCAGCCGGCCCGCCGCCGAATCGCCTGTGCGGCGCTCGCGCGACAGCGCGACTCGGTCCCCGTCGCCGACCTCGCCGCGATGGTCGTGGCGCGGACCGACGACGTTCGACTCGTCGACGTCGACGAGGCGGACCGGAAACCGGTCGAAACGCAGCTCACACACGGCGATCTTCCCGCGCTCGCCGACGCGGGGCTCGTCGAGTTCGATCGCTCGAGCGCGACCGCCGAACTCGCGGCCGACGCGGACCAGTGGCACGCCGACTGGCTGGCTGCGAGTCCCCTCGGCGAGATCACCGACGCGCTGACCGGCGGCCGAAACCGGATCCGCTCCGTCGACACCGGGCCGGCCGCCTCCGAGGCTGGCAGCGAGAAGGGACGAGAGCCGAGAGCGACCGGCGCGTGCTGGACGCTCGAGGGACGGGAGTCGGTCATCGCCAGGGGCCAGGAAATCGCCGACGCGGCGTCGGAGGAACTGTTCGTGACGGTCCCCGACGCGGGACTGCTCCAGGACCGCTGTCTCGACCGGTGGCGCGCGGCGGCCGACCGCGGCGTCGACATCTACGTCGGCTCGCAGTCGACCGAGGTTCAAAATCTCGTTCGCTCGGTGATCCCCGAGGCGACCGTCTGCGAACCGCGGTTCGACTGGATGAACTTCCCGGTCGATCAGTTCCACCACGGTCGCGTCGTCTGCGCGGATCGCGAAACGGTGATGCTCGCCACGATCGACGATTCGGTACCCGGTGCGGACCCGCGCGTGACCGCGATCAGCGGCCACGGACGAGAGAACACGCTGGTCGTCCTCGTTCGGGAACACATCGGACCGCGACTGGATCGCCTGCAGTCTCAATACGACGGGACGACTGACGCCGAAGAGGCCACGCCGCTGCCGCTGTGA